A window from Bosea sp. ANAM02 encodes these proteins:
- the tmk gene encoding dTMP kinase → MSRGRFITLEGGEGAGKSTLARALSERLAAAGLEPRTTREPGGSPKAEAIREMILAGQARDYGPFAEALMFSAARIDHIDSLIRPALSRGEWVICDRFIDSTRVYQGVLGKLDKAVLAELEAVTISGLMPDLTLILDLDPEIGLARAAKRRQPGEAVDRFEGETLAFHRNLRQAYLDIASAEPQRCAVLDATLPPEALADAAWHILRERLPLDHRAS, encoded by the coding sequence GTGAGCAGGGGACGTTTCATCACGCTCGAAGGCGGGGAGGGCGCCGGCAAGTCGACGCTGGCGCGCGCGCTGAGCGAGCGTCTCGCTGCGGCCGGCCTCGAGCCGCGGACGACGCGCGAGCCCGGCGGCTCGCCCAAGGCGGAAGCCATCCGCGAGATGATCCTGGCGGGGCAGGCGCGCGACTACGGCCCCTTCGCCGAGGCATTGATGTTTTCGGCGGCGCGGATCGATCATATCGACAGCCTGATCCGCCCGGCGCTCTCGCGCGGCGAGTGGGTGATCTGCGACCGCTTCATCGATTCGACACGGGTCTATCAGGGCGTGCTCGGCAAGCTCGACAAGGCCGTGCTGGCCGAACTGGAAGCGGTGACGATCTCCGGGCTGATGCCGGACCTGACGCTGATCCTCGACCTCGATCCCGAGATCGGCCTGGCCCGCGCCGCCAAACGGCGCCAGCCTGGCGAGGCGGTTGACCGCTTCGAGGGCGAAACGCTGGCCTTTCACCGCAATCTGCGCCAAGCCTATCTGGATATCGCGAGTGCCGAACCGCAGCGCTGCGCCGTGCTCGATGCGACACTGCCTCCCGAGGCGCTTGCCGACGCGGCATGGCATATCCTGCGCGAGCGCCTGCCCCTGGATCATCGCGCGTCCTGA
- the metG gene encoding methionine--tRNA ligase, producing MATAPKFYLTTAIHYTNGPPHIGHAYEMVASDAIARFKRLDGYDVFAMTGTDEHGQKVQRTAAQNGLSPKEFVDRIAARFEEMEQRLGCSFDRFIRTTDADHKISTDELWRRMEANGDIYLAKYSGWYSVRDEAFYGEEETTIQPDGTRLGGQGTPVEWVEEESYFFRLKSYQDRLLQLYEDVPDFISPETRRNEVVSFVKSGLEDLSISRTTFDWGLPVPGDPKHVMYVWVDALNNYVTGTGFPDPESPRAHYWPADVHIIGKDIVRFHAVYWPAFLMSAGLPLPKRVFGHGFLLNKGTKMSKSLGNVVDPFDLAETYGVDQLRYFFLREVSFGQDGNYSHDAIVGRINADLANDLGNLAQRSLSMIAKNCEGRVPPRGTLNEADEAMLAMADGALAKAREAMKDFALHTVLADLWALVAEANRYFANNEPWRLTKTDPARRDTILYVTIEVLREVAILVQPVMPVAAGKLLDLLGVAPDARSFASLGAEHRLVSGMGLPAPSAIFPRYVEPEDGQAA from the coding sequence ATGGCCACGGCCCCGAAATTCTATCTGACGACCGCGATCCATTACACCAACGGGCCGCCGCATATCGGCCACGCCTATGAGATGGTGGCGTCGGACGCGATCGCGCGCTTCAAGCGGCTCGACGGCTACGACGTCTTCGCCATGACGGGCACCGACGAGCACGGCCAGAAGGTGCAGCGCACGGCGGCTCAGAACGGCCTCTCGCCGAAGGAGTTCGTCGACAGGATCGCGGCGCGCTTCGAGGAGATGGAGCAGCGTCTCGGCTGCTCCTTCGACCGGTTCATCCGCACCACCGATGCCGACCACAAGATCTCGACAGACGAGCTCTGGCGGCGGATGGAGGCTAATGGCGACATCTATCTCGCCAAGTATTCCGGCTGGTACTCGGTGCGCGACGAGGCCTTCTACGGCGAGGAGGAGACCACCATCCAGCCCGACGGTACGCGCCTGGGCGGGCAAGGCACCCCGGTCGAGTGGGTCGAGGAGGAGAGCTATTTCTTCCGCCTCAAATCCTATCAGGACCGGCTCCTGCAGCTCTACGAGGACGTGCCGGACTTCATCTCGCCGGAGACGCGCAGGAACGAGGTCGTCTCCTTCGTGAAGAGCGGGCTCGAGGATCTCTCGATCAGCCGCACGACCTTCGACTGGGGCCTGCCCGTGCCGGGCGACCCGAAGCATGTCATGTATGTCTGGGTCGACGCGCTCAACAACTACGTCACCGGGACGGGCTTTCCCGATCCGGAAAGCCCGCGGGCGCATTACTGGCCGGCCGATGTCCATATCATCGGCAAGGACATCGTGCGCTTCCACGCGGTCTACTGGCCGGCCTTCCTGATGTCGGCGGGGCTGCCGCTGCCGAAGCGCGTCTTCGGCCACGGCTTCCTGCTGAACAAGGGCACGAAGATGTCCAAGTCGCTCGGCAACGTGGTCGACCCGTTCGACCTCGCCGAGACCTATGGCGTCGACCAGCTGCGCTATTTCTTCCTGCGCGAGGTATCCTTCGGCCAGGACGGCAATTACAGCCACGACGCGATCGTCGGGCGCATCAATGCCGATCTCGCCAACGACCTCGGCAATCTGGCGCAGCGCTCGCTGTCGATGATCGCCAAGAACTGCGAGGGCAGGGTGCCGCCGCGCGGGACGCTGAACGAGGCCGACGAAGCCATGCTCGCCATGGCCGACGGGGCGCTCGCAAAGGCGCGCGAGGCGATGAAGGATTTCGCCCTTCACACCGTGCTGGCCGATCTCTGGGCCCTCGTCGCCGAGGCGAACCGCTATTTCGCCAATAACGAGCCCTGGCGCCTGACCAAGACGGATCCGGCCCGCCGTGACACCATCCTTTATGTCACGATCGAAGTGCTGCGCGAGGTCGCGATCCTGGTGCAGCCGGTGATGCCGGTGGCCGCGGGCAAGCTGCTCGACCTGCTGGGCGTCGCGCCTGACGCCCGCAGCTTCGCTTCGCTCGGCGCGGAGCATCGCCTCGTCAGCGGCATGGGCTTGCCGGCGCCGAGCGCGATCTTCCCGCGCTATGTCGAACCCGAGGACGGCCAGGCAGCTTAG
- a CDS encoding septal ring lytic transglycosylase RlpA family protein, whose product MTHDARFSAKGTHSAMSGPMPASSSTPTLARMGCVILVGLFAANCAGNQTAGRRSKEIGAFPQSKYGPASQRVVAEGEAVPKGGGRQLVGKAYSVAGKRYTPFEKPVGFTQVGTASWYGEAFHGRRTANGEIYDRHSISAAHPTMPLPAYARVTNLMNSRSIIVRVNDRGPFHGGRMMDLSQSTADALAFRHLGTARIKMEYLGQASLAGSDDKLLLATLRTDGSPAPIPGTSARTMVASSEPVATTRTRSVDIDAPQPAEPEPVSSPPVVQAYAPPQSRTITPSTPIVATLASAVSTPVDAPSMRAAPLPPNRPFDLDTIANAARPVVVPATLRTTLPPTRASVASLFAAPEKAASERFSKNHPLNKLAPQTLQPLARN is encoded by the coding sequence ATGACTCACGACGCTCGCTTTTCGGCCAAGGGGACCCATTCCGCGATGTCCGGGCCGATGCCAGCGTCTTCTTCCACGCCGACCCTTGCGCGCATGGGCTGCGTGATACTCGTCGGCCTGTTTGCGGCCAACTGCGCGGGCAACCAGACCGCCGGACGCCGTTCCAAGGAAATCGGTGCTTTCCCGCAGTCGAAATACGGCCCCGCCAGCCAGCGCGTCGTGGCTGAGGGTGAAGCCGTGCCGAAAGGCGGCGGGCGCCAGCTCGTCGGCAAGGCCTATTCCGTCGCCGGCAAGCGCTATACCCCGTTCGAGAAGCCGGTCGGCTTCACGCAGGTCGGTACCGCGTCCTGGTATGGCGAAGCCTTCCACGGCCGCCGCACCGCCAACGGCGAGATCTACGATCGTCACAGCATTTCGGCCGCGCATCCGACCATGCCGCTGCCGGCCTATGCCCGCGTCACAAACCTGATGAACAGCCGTTCTATCATCGTGCGCGTCAATGATCGTGGCCCCTTCCATGGCGGCCGCATGATGGACCTGTCGCAGTCGACGGCCGATGCGCTCGCCTTCCGACATCTCGGCACGGCGCGGATTAAAATGGAATATCTCGGCCAGGCCTCGCTCGCCGGATCGGACGACAAGCTCCTGCTCGCCACGCTGCGCACCGACGGCTCGCCTGCGCCGATTCCAGGAACGAGCGCGCGCACGATGGTCGCCAGCTCCGAACCCGTGGCCACGACCCGCACGCGCAGCGTCGATATCGACGCCCCGCAGCCAGCCGAGCCAGAGCCGGTATCCTCGCCTCCGGTCGTGCAGGCCTATGCCCCGCCGCAGTCGCGGACGATCACGCCATCGACGCCGATCGTCGCGACCTTGGCCTCGGCCGTCTCGACCCCTGTCGACGCCCCGTCCATGCGCGCTGCGCCGCTACCGCCGAACCGGCCGTTCGACCTCGACACCATCGCCAACGCCGCAAGGCCCGTCGTTGTTCCCGCGACGCTGCGCACGACCCTGCCACCGACACGCGCCAGTGTCGCGAGCCTGTTCGCGGCGCCGGAGAAAGCTGCGAGCGAGCGCTTCTCGAAGAACCATCCGCTCAACAAGCTCGCGCCGCAGACCCTGCAGCCGCTGGCGCGGAACTGA
- a CDS encoding TatD family hydrolase — MLIDTHCHLDYPDFAEDLPAYVARAEEAGVERMVTISTRVARHAEYAALAERFPSVWFSVGTHPHNAHEELDVTAERLVELSRHPRCVAIGEAGLDYHYDSSPRAAQAQGLRTHIAAARITQLPLVIHSREADDDMIAILREEMGKGAFPAILHCFTAGEALAMTGVELGLYVSFSGILTFKTSENLRRIARMVPRERLLVETDAPYLAPVPFRGKRNQPAYVVETAKVLGETIGVSFDEIAKITTENARRCYWKMDHAAPVAQVA; from the coding sequence ATGCTGATCGATACGCATTGCCATCTCGACTACCCGGACTTCGCCGAGGATTTGCCGGCCTATGTCGCGCGCGCCGAGGAAGCCGGCGTCGAGCGGATGGTGACGATCTCGACGCGTGTCGCGCGCCATGCCGAGTACGCCGCGCTGGCGGAGCGCTTTCCGTCGGTGTGGTTCTCGGTCGGCACGCATCCGCACAACGCCCATGAGGAGCTCGACGTCACGGCCGAGCGCCTTGTGGAGCTGTCGCGACATCCGCGCTGCGTCGCCATCGGCGAGGCCGGGCTCGACTACCACTATGATTCCAGCCCGCGCGCCGCGCAGGCGCAGGGGCTCCGAACCCATATCGCCGCGGCGCGGATCACGCAGTTGCCGCTCGTCATCCACTCCCGCGAGGCGGATGACGACATGATCGCGATCCTGCGCGAGGAGATGGGGAAGGGCGCCTTCCCCGCCATCCTGCATTGCTTCACCGCCGGCGAAGCGCTGGCGATGACCGGCGTCGAGCTCGGGCTCTACGTTTCCTTCTCGGGCATCCTGACCTTCAAGACCTCGGAAAACCTGCGCCGGATCGCCCGGATGGTCCCGCGCGAGCGCCTGCTGGTCGAGACGGATGCGCCTTACCTTGCGCCCGTTCCCTTCAGAGGCAAGCGCAATCAGCCGGCTTATGTCGTTGAAACCGCGAAAGTTCTCGGCGAGACGATCGGCGTCTCCTTCGACGAGATCGCCAAGATCACGACCGAGAATGCGCGGCGCTGCTACTGGAAGATGGATCATGCCGCGCCGGTCGCGCAGGTGGCCTGA
- a CDS encoding MarR family winged helix-turn-helix transcriptional regulator, with product MSKLALEHFLPYRLNRLSSAVSQQFRAVYGPHHDLTVPEWRVLATLAQFGTMTAKAIGRHSSMHKTKVSRAVRALEERRWLTRRESELDRREESLSLTAPGLQAYGEIVPRALAFEAGILAALGPHAESLLRALSLMEERFPVD from the coding sequence ATGTCGAAACTCGCGCTCGAGCATTTCCTGCCCTATCGCCTGAACCGCCTGAGCTCTGCGGTCTCGCAGCAGTTCCGCGCGGTCTACGGGCCGCATCACGATCTGACCGTGCCGGAATGGCGGGTGCTGGCCACCCTCGCCCAGTTCGGCACGATGACGGCCAAGGCTATCGGCAGGCATTCCTCGATGCACAAGACCAAGGTCAGCCGCGCCGTGCGGGCGCTGGAGGAGCGGCGCTGGCTGACCCGCCGCGAGAGCGAGCTGGACCGGCGCGAGGAAAGCCTGTCGCTGACGGCGCCCGGCCTGCAGGCCTATGGCGAGATCGTGCCGCGCGCACTGGCCTTCGAAGCGGGCATCCTCGCCGCGCTCGGCCCCCATGCCGAATCCTTGCTCCGGGCGCTTTCACTGATGGAAGAACGCTTTCCTGTCGATTGA
- the fahA gene encoding fumarylacetoacetase, giving the protein MQGSTFEARAENPPRPTSSAAALDASHDPALRSWVESSRDHAEFPVQNLPFGVFSPNGEPARGGVAIGDEILDLAALAASGRCADIAEIVAAAAAPTLNGFLGLGTGARRQLRARLSALLAEGSPAQATLKPMLHPAGNCMLGLPARIGDYTDFYAGIQHALNIGSLLRPDNPLLPNYKHIPIGYNGRASSVQPSDEPFLRPNGQRKRPDEAEPSFGPCRNLDYELELGIWIGPGNEQGSPVPIDEADDRIAGFCLLNDWSARDIQAWEYQPLGPFLSKGFATTISPWIVTSEALAPFRRAQAPRPEGDPAALPYLSPADATAPHALDVTLEVFIETAAMRASGLAPLRLSLGSTRDLYWTPAQFVAHHSSNGCNLEPGDLFGSGTISGRDPGSFGSLMEITRGGREPIALPNGESRTYLADGDAIIMKASARREGFAAIGFGECRAEVLPARG; this is encoded by the coding sequence ATGCAGGGCAGCACTTTCGAAGCGCGGGCGGAAAACCCGCCTCGCCCCACCTCCTCCGCTGCCGCGCTCGACGCCAGCCATGATCCGGCCCTGCGGAGCTGGGTCGAGTCGTCGCGGGATCATGCAGAGTTTCCGGTCCAGAACCTGCCGTTTGGTGTGTTCTCGCCAAATGGGGAGCCGGCGCGTGGCGGTGTTGCCATCGGCGACGAGATCCTCGATCTGGCGGCGCTTGCCGCGTCCGGTCGTTGCGCTGACATCGCGGAGATCGTTGCGGCGGCAGCCGCGCCGACCCTGAACGGCTTTCTTGGGCTGGGAACGGGTGCGCGCAGGCAACTGAGGGCGCGGCTTTCGGCCCTGTTGGCGGAAGGCTCACCGGCGCAGGCCACGCTGAAACCGATGCTTCATCCGGCTGGGAATTGCATGCTCGGCCTGCCCGCTCGGATCGGCGACTACACGGATTTCTATGCCGGCATCCAGCACGCCCTGAATATTGGCTCACTGTTGCGGCCGGACAATCCGCTGTTGCCGAACTACAAGCACATCCCGATCGGCTATAACGGCCGCGCCTCGTCGGTCCAACCGTCAGACGAGCCCTTCCTGCGCCCCAACGGGCAGCGCAAGCGGCCGGACGAGGCCGAGCCCAGCTTCGGCCCCTGCCGCAATCTCGACTACGAGCTGGAACTGGGCATCTGGATCGGCCCCGGCAATGAGCAGGGTTCGCCCGTGCCGATCGACGAGGCCGATGACCGCATCGCCGGGTTCTGCCTGCTCAACGACTGGTCGGCGCGCGATATCCAGGCCTGGGAATACCAGCCGCTCGGCCCTTTCCTGTCCAAGGGCTTCGCCACGACGATTTCGCCCTGGATCGTCACGTCGGAGGCGCTGGCGCCCTTCCGCAGGGCTCAGGCGCCACGTCCGGAAGGCGATCCGGCGGCCCTGCCCTATCTCAGCCCGGCCGACGCGACCGCGCCCCATGCGCTCGACGTCACGCTCGAGGTCTTCATTGAGACCGCGGCGATGCGCGCGAGCGGGCTGGCGCCGCTCCGGCTCTCGCTCGGCAGCACGCGCGACCTCTACTGGACGCCGGCGCAGTTCGTCGCCCATCACAGCTCGAACGGCTGCAATCTCGAACCGGGCGATCTCTTCGGTTCCGGCACGATCTCCGGCCGCGATCCCGGCTCCTTCGGCAGCCTGATGGAGATCACGCGCGGCGGCCGCGAGCCGATCGCGCTGCCCAATGGCGAAAGCCGGACCTATCTCGCCGATGGCGACGCCATCATCATGAAGGCCAGCGCCCGGCGCGAAGGCTTCGCCGCGATCGGCTTCGGCGAATGCCGGGCTGAGGTGCTGCCGGCTCGCGGCTGA
- a CDS encoding DNA polymerase III subunit delta', whose protein sequence is MRATSDEPDRLPNAPHPRETLALVGHAARERAFLDALASGRMHHAWLLGGPEGIGKASFAYRAARFLLAAGDPQTRAARSADLAMPENDPATRRVMAQSHPDLHVLRRIPKPDGKSYTSNIPVDSIRRVIDRFGASAAEGGWRVCIVDSAEDMERSAANALLKLLEEPPPRALFLIVAHAPGRMLPTIRSRCRLLTFDPLAEADVADAGRLALERMEMPFDGSALRRAASLSEGSVRRALTYVDPETLALVEAVRARLDALPQVDLTALMALAEDVAGKAGERDFAVMIETVQGWISDHLHAHAAAQPARLAPLAEVWEKLGQQAREVETYNLDRRPLVMTLFHDLSAAVSRSRAA, encoded by the coding sequence ATGCGAGCGACCAGCGACGAACCCGACCGGCTGCCGAATGCGCCGCATCCCCGCGAGACGCTGGCTCTCGTCGGCCATGCCGCGCGCGAACGGGCCTTCCTCGACGCGCTGGCTTCGGGACGCATGCACCATGCCTGGCTGCTGGGTGGGCCCGAGGGCATCGGCAAGGCGAGCTTCGCCTATCGCGCGGCGCGCTTCCTGCTCGCGGCGGGCGATCCCCAAACGCGGGCGGCCCGCAGCGCCGATCTCGCAATGCCCGAGAACGACCCCGCGACGCGGCGGGTGATGGCGCAATCCCATCCCGACCTGCACGTGTTGCGCCGGATCCCGAAGCCGGACGGCAAGAGCTACACCAGCAACATCCCGGTCGATTCGATCCGGCGCGTGATCGATCGCTTCGGCGCGAGCGCGGCCGAAGGCGGCTGGCGCGTCTGCATCGTCGACTCGGCCGAGGACATGGAGCGCTCGGCCGCCAATGCCCTGCTCAAGCTGCTGGAGGAGCCGCCGCCGCGGGCGCTGTTCCTGATCGTCGCCCATGCGCCGGGGCGGATGCTGCCGACGATCCGCTCGCGCTGCCGGCTATTGACCTTCGACCCGCTGGCCGAGGCCGATGTCGCGGACGCCGGCCGGCTGGCGCTGGAGCGCATGGAGATGCCTTTCGACGGTTCGGCGCTGCGCCGGGCCGCGAGCCTGTCCGAAGGCTCGGTGCGGCGTGCGCTGACCTATGTCGATCCCGAGACGCTGGCGCTGGTCGAGGCGGTGAGGGCGCGGCTCGATGCCCTGCCGCAGGTCGACCTCACCGCCTTGATGGCGCTGGCCGAGGATGTCGCCGGCAAGGCGGGCGAGCGCGATTTCGCGGTGATGATCGAGACCGTGCAGGGCTGGATCTCCGACCATCTGCACGCCCATGCTGCGGCGCAACCGGCGCGCCTTGCACCGCTGGCGGAGGTATGGGAAAAGCTTGGACAGCAGGCGCGCGAGGTCGAGACCTATAATCTCGACCGCCGCCCTCTCGTGATGACCCTGTTTCATGATCTGTCGGCTGCGGTGTCCCGCTCGCGCGCAGCGTGA
- a CDS encoding MBL fold metallo-hydrolase, with protein sequence MTLTVTILGCGSSGGVPRPGSGWGACDPAEPKNRRRRCSILIERMGPDGMTRALVDTSPDLREQLLSAEVPALDGVLLTHDHADHTHGIDDLRALVLHMQQRIRIYADKPTEASLRSRFGYLFETPPGSHYPPILDLDEISAGRPQTIDGAGGPITALPFRVEHGPNYEALGFRFGDLGYLPDVSLIPPAAMEAMADLDVLILDCLRETPHPSHFHLSHSLEAIENLKPRRAILTNLHVDLDYASLSKRLEGIAEVAFDGMTISVPA encoded by the coding sequence ATGACGCTCACCGTCACCATCCTCGGCTGCGGATCCTCCGGCGGCGTGCCGCGACCGGGTTCCGGCTGGGGCGCTTGCGACCCCGCCGAGCCGAAGAATCGGCGCCGCCGCTGCTCGATCCTGATCGAGCGCATGGGCCCGGACGGAATGACACGAGCCCTGGTCGACACCTCGCCGGACCTGCGCGAGCAGCTTTTGTCAGCCGAGGTGCCGGCGCTCGACGGCGTGCTGCTGACGCATGACCATGCCGACCACACCCATGGCATCGACGACCTGCGCGCGCTCGTCCTGCATATGCAGCAACGCATCCGCATCTACGCCGACAAGCCGACCGAGGCGTCATTGCGCTCGCGCTTCGGCTATCTCTTCGAGACGCCGCCCGGGAGCCATTATCCGCCGATCCTCGACCTCGACGAGATCAGCGCCGGCCGGCCGCAGACCATCGATGGTGCCGGCGGGCCGATCACGGCCTTGCCGTTCCGGGTCGAGCACGGGCCGAACTACGAGGCGCTGGGCTTCCGCTTCGGCGATCTCGGCTACCTGCCGGATGTCAGCCTGATCCCGCCGGCCGCAATGGAGGCCATGGCCGATCTCGACGTGCTGATCCTCGACTGCCTGCGCGAGACGCCGCATCCGAGCCATTTCCATCTGTCGCACTCGCTGGAAGCGATCGAGAACCTGAAGCCGCGCCGCGCGATCCTGACCAATCTCCATGTCGATCTGGATTATGCCAGCCTGAGCAAACGCTTGGAGGGCATTGCCGAAGTGGCATTCGATGGGATGACGATCTCGGTTCCGGCGTGA
- the hmgA gene encoding homogentisate 1,2-dioxygenase yields MNVQNPAHAGAARAESAIATGYMSGFGNGFETEALPGALPLGRNSPQKCAYGLYAEQLSGSPFTAPRTTNERSWLYRIRPTVAHWNAFRKVDAGFWRTAPAREVDMPIAPLRWSPIPIPSEPISFVEGIRSMSTAGDAGSQGGMGAHVYLITRSMVDEYFYNADGEMLFVPQQGDLRLWTEFGVIDIEPGEIAVIPRGVKIRVELRDGPARGYICENYGGAFTLPERGPIGANCLANPRDFLTPVAAYEDRDAPSKMYVKWGGNLWAADIEHSPLDVVAWHGNYAPYKYDLRRFSPVGPILYDHADPSIFTVLTSPSETPGTANIDFVIFSDRWLVAENTFRPPWYHMNVMSEFMGLVYGVYDAKTGGGFVPGGISLHNTMLPHGPDVDAFEKASNVELKPHKLEGTLAFMFETRFPQQVTAFAAGSDSLQRDYGGYGHKLTKHFDPNRP; encoded by the coding sequence ATGAACGTTCAGAACCCCGCCCATGCCGGTGCCGCCAGGGCCGAAAGCGCCATCGCGACGGGCTACATGTCCGGCTTCGGCAACGGCTTCGAGACCGAGGCGTTGCCGGGCGCCCTGCCGCTCGGGCGCAACTCGCCGCAGAAATGCGCTTATGGGCTCTATGCCGAGCAGCTCTCCGGCTCGCCCTTCACGGCGCCGCGCACCACCAACGAGCGCTCCTGGCTCTACCGCATCCGCCCGACGGTGGCGCATTGGAACGCATTCCGAAAGGTCGATGCCGGGTTCTGGCGCACGGCGCCGGCCCGTGAGGTCGACATGCCGATCGCGCCGCTGCGCTGGAGCCCGATCCCGATCCCGTCGGAGCCGATCTCCTTCGTCGAGGGCATCCGCAGCATGAGCACCGCCGGCGATGCCGGCAGCCAGGGCGGCATGGGCGCGCATGTCTACCTGATCACGCGCTCGATGGTGGACGAGTATTTCTACAATGCCGATGGCGAGATGCTGTTCGTGCCGCAGCAGGGCGATCTCAGGCTCTGGACCGAGTTCGGCGTCATCGATATCGAGCCCGGCGAGATCGCCGTGATCCCGCGCGGCGTGAAGATCCGCGTCGAGCTCAGGGACGGGCCGGCGAGGGGCTATATCTGCGAGAACTATGGCGGTGCCTTCACCTTGCCGGAGCGCGGGCCGATCGGTGCCAACTGCCTGGCCAATCCGCGCGATTTCCTGACGCCGGTCGCAGCCTACGAGGATCGCGACGCCCCCTCGAAGATGTATGTGAAATGGGGCGGCAATCTCTGGGCGGCCGATATCGAGCATTCGCCGCTCGACGTCGTCGCCTGGCACGGCAACTACGCCCCGTACAAATATGATCTCAGGCGCTTTTCGCCGGTCGGGCCGATCCTCTACGACCATGCCGACCCGTCGATCTTCACGGTGCTGACCTCGCCCTCGGAGACGCCCGGCACCGCCAATATCGACTTCGTCATCTTCTCGGATCGCTGGCTGGTGGCCGAAAACACCTTCCGGCCGCCCTGGTACCACATGAACGTGATGAGCGAGTTCATGGGGCTGGTCTACGGCGTCTACGACGCCAAGACCGGCGGCGGGTTCGTGCCGGGCGGCATCTCGCTGCACAACACCATGCTGCCGCACGGACCGGACGTCGACGCCTTCGAGAAGGCGAGCAATGTCGAGCTGAAGCCGCACAAGCTGGAGGGCACGCTGGCCTTCATGTTCGAGACGCGCTTCCCGCAACAGGTCACGGCCTTCGCCGCCGGCTCGGACTCGCTCCAGCGCGACTATGGCGGCTACGGCCATAAGCTGACCAAGCATTTCGATCCGAACAGGCCTTGA
- a CDS encoding D-alanyl-D-alanine carboxypeptidase family protein, translating into MSAFCHQRLRAVPPRAASGRLVAVLALLLGLIVLGPPALAQNFQSQAPFAVLMDSDTGAVLYEKAADEPMVPASMAKLATVLVAFQDLNAGRLTLDSEIGISENAWRKGGGPSGGSAMFAVLNSRIKLSDILQGIIVQSGNDAAIALAEAIAGDEATFARIMTERVRGIGLTKSVFRNATGMPDPQQRVTARELALLADHIIKTYPELYRIFGQREFTWNKIRQQNRNPLLAMDIGADGLKTGNLDESGFGLVGSAVQNDQRLIVVVNGLKTGRDRANEARKLLEWGFRAFERRQLFAAGETVGEASVYGGEKGRVALRSKAAVSLLLPRGGSERLAARIIYRGPLSVPVQEGAEVARLVVTRGDIKTLDIPLYAAESVQAGTLQSRVLDALFEATTGWVRKALSRS; encoded by the coding sequence ATGAGCGCCTTTTGCCATCAGCGACTACGTGCGGTGCCGCCACGGGCGGCCAGCGGCCGGCTGGTTGCGGTCCTCGCACTCCTGCTCGGGCTCATCGTCCTCGGCCCGCCGGCCTTGGCCCAGAATTTCCAGTCCCAGGCGCCTTTCGCCGTCCTCATGGATTCGGATACCGGGGCGGTGCTTTATGAAAAGGCGGCCGACGAACCGATGGTTCCGGCGAGCATGGCCAAGCTCGCGACCGTGCTCGTCGCCTTCCAGGACCTCAATGCGGGCCGGCTGACGCTCGACAGCGAGATCGGCATTTCCGAGAACGCCTGGCGCAAGGGCGGCGGCCCGTCGGGCGGCTCGGCGATGTTCGCCGTCCTCAACAGCCGGATCAAGCTCTCCGATATCCTGCAGGGCATCATCGTGCAGTCCGGCAACGATGCCGCGATCGCCCTGGCCGAGGCCATTGCCGGCGACGAGGCGACCTTCGCCCGGATCATGACCGAACGGGTGAGGGGCATCGGCCTGACCAAATCCGTCTTCCGCAACGCGACCGGCATGCCCGATCCGCAGCAGCGGGTGACGGCGCGCGAGCTCGCGCTGCTGGCCGACCACATCATCAAGACCTATCCCGAGCTGTACAGGATTTTCGGCCAGCGCGAGTTCACCTGGAACAAGATCCGCCAGCAGAACCGCAATCCGCTCCTGGCGATGGATATCGGAGCGGACGGGCTGAAGACCGGCAATCTCGACGAGTCCGGCTTCGGCCTCGTCGGCTCCGCCGTGCAGAACGACCAGCGGCTGATCGTCGTGGTCAACGGCCTGAAGACCGGCCGGGACCGGGCGAATGAAGCGCGCAAGCTGCTGGAATGGGGCTTTCGCGCCTTCGAGCGCCGCCAGCTCTTCGCTGCCGGCGAGACGGTGGGCGAGGCCAGCGTCTATGGCGGCGAGAAGGGCCGCGTCGCGCTCCGCAGCAAAGCCGCCGTGAGCCTGCTTCTGCCGCGCGGCGGCAGCGAGCGGCTGGCGGCGCGGATCATCTATCGCGGCCCGCTCAGCGTTCCCGTCCAGGAGGGCGCGGAGGTGGCGCGGCTGGTGGTGACGCGCGGCGACATCAAGACGCTGGACATTCCGCTTTACGCGGCCGAGAGCGTGCAGGCGGGCACCTTGCAGAGCCGGGTGCTCGATGCGCTGTTCGAAGCCACGACAGGCTGGGTTCGCAAGGCGCTGAGCCGGAGCTGA